The following coding sequences are from one Lolium rigidum isolate FL_2022 chromosome 6, APGP_CSIRO_Lrig_0.1, whole genome shotgun sequence window:
- the LOC124665851 gene encoding mannan endo-1,4-beta-mannosidase 1-like, which produces MRRHHGALAALLVLLCVVHGGRGAEARGGGFVRAQGTRFVLNGNPYYANGFNAYWLMTMAADPAQRGKVTSALTQAAARGLTVARTWAFSDGGSNALQYSPGNYNENTFKGLDFVLSEARKTGVKVILSLVNNYDTFGGKKQYMDWARGQGQAVGSDDEFFTNAVVKGFYKNHIKTVLTRVNTVSGVAYKDDPTILAWELMNEPRCQSDLSGRSIQSWIAEMAAHVKSIDGNHMLEAGLEGFYGTSSSVNPAGHLVGTDFIANNQVPGIDFATVHSYPDQWLSSSDDRAQLSFLVRWLDAHIADAQRTLRKPLLIAEFGKSQRDPGFTSAQRDAQFGLVYAKIYQSARTGGPAVGGLFWQLMADGMDSYGDGYEVIFAEAPPSTTAVITTQSRKLKLLGKALARGATGNGGN; this is translated from the exons ATGAGGCGTCATCATGGAGCGCTAGCTGCTCTGCTCGTGCTCCTGTGCGTCGTCCATGGAGGCCGAGGAGCAGAGGCCAGGGGAGGCGGGTTCGTGCGGGCGCAGGGTACCCGCTTCGTGCTCAACGGGAACCCCTACTACGCCAACGGGTTCAACGCCTACTGGTTAATGACCATGGCCGCCGACCCCGCGCAGAGGGGCAAGGTCACCTCCGCGCTCACCCAGGCCGCCGCCCGGGGCCTCACCGTCGCCAGGACATGGGCCTTCAGCGACGGCGGAAGCAATGCGCTGCAGTACTCGCCAGGCAACTACAACGAGAACACCTTCAAG GGGTTGGATTTCGTGCTGTCTGAGGCTAGGAAGACTGGGGTTAAGGTGATACTGAGCCTTGTGAACAACTATGATACCTTTGGAGGGAAGAAGCAGTATATGGACTGGGCCAGAGGGCAAGGGCAAGCCGTTGGATCTGACGACGAGTTCTTCACCAACGCTGTTGTCAAGGGCTTCTACAAGAACCATATCAAG ACCGTGCTGACTCGGGTGAACACGGTGAGCGGGGTGGCGTACAAGGACGACCCGACGATCCTGGCGTGGGAGCTGATGAACGAGCCCCGCTGCCAGTCCGACCTCTCCGGGCGCTCCATCCAGTCGTGGATCGCCGAGATGGCGGCGCACGTCAAGTCCATCGACGGCAACCACATGCTGGAGGCCGGCCTGGAGGGCTTCTACGGCACCTCGTCGTCGGTGAACCCGGCCGGCCACCTGGTGGGCACCGACTTCATCGCCAACAACCAGGTCCCCGGCatcgacttcgccaccgtgcactcctaCCCGGACCAGTGGCTCTCCAGCTCCGATGACCGCGCGCAGCTCAGCTTCCTGGTCCGGTGGCTGGACGCGCACATCGCCGACGCGCAGCGCACGCTGCGGAAGCCGCTGCTCATCGCCGAGTTCGGCAAGTCGCAGAGGGACCCCGGGTTCACCAGCGCCCAGCGGGACGCGCAGTTCGGCCTCGTGTACGCCAAGATTTACCAGTCCGCGCGCACGGGCGGGCCGGCCGTCGGCGGTCTCTTCTGGCAGCTCATGGCCGACGGCATGGACTCCTACGGGGACGGCTACGAGGTCATCTTCGCCGAGGCGCCGccctccaccaccgccgtcaTCACGACGCAGAGCCGGAAGCTCaagctgcttggcaaggcgttggCGAGGGGGGCGACCGGCAACGGTGGCAACTAG